A genomic segment from Poecilia reticulata strain Guanapo linkage group LG3, Guppy_female_1.0+MT, whole genome shotgun sequence encodes:
- the mtfmt gene encoding methionyl-tRNA formyltransferase, mitochondrial, whose product MWMDRKTDRVLLKTLNYVLNVLKFSPSPNVRTQSTCKAGPPRLSWRLLFFGTDQFAVESLKLLNLCRHSNEGIVEKLEVVTLPGDLPVKRFAQQNQLALHSWPPHNVEGQFDVGVVVSFGRLLHCGLIDKFPFGILNVHPSLLPRWRGPAPVFHTVMHGDTVTGVTVIQIRPNKFDVGPILNQEIHQVPKNCTAEDLGAALATKGAHLLLDTLMKLPEKIANKREQELEGVTFAPKINTSMSWINWEEQTCDQIACLCRAIGSRIPLRTMWMGKTLKLLDFVGKCYSSDERNRKPGSVYYDKDSNTLAVCCKDGWVAFRTVLLSKRLTAADFHNGYLNQTVKTNSSSKPAEGQFVSRKGRTEELQTNTWRGQKN is encoded by the exons ATGTGGATGGACAGAAAGACTGATAGAGTTTTACTGAAAACTCTCAACTATGTTTTGAATGTGCTGAAGTTCAGCCCCAGCCCCAATGTCCGCACGCAGTCTACCTGTAAAGCTGGACCACCGAGGCTGTCCTGGAGGCTCCTGTTCTTCGGTACTGACCAGTTTGCTGTGGAGTCTCTCAAACTACTGAATCTTTGCAG GCATTCAAATGAGGGGATCGTGGAGAAGCTTGAGGTTGTTACATTGCCTGGTGATCTGCCTGTGAAGAGATTTGCTCAACAGAACCAGCTGGCACTTCACAGCTGGCCCCCTCACAATGTAGAGGGACAGTTTGATGTTGGAGTGGTTGTATCTTTTGGCCGTTTACTCCATTGTGGACTCATTGACAAGTTTCCCTT TGGGATTTTGAATGTTCACCCCAGTCTGCTTCCAAGGTGGAGAGGTCCAGCACCTGTGTTCCACACTGTCATGCATGGCGACACTGTGACAGGAGTCACGGTCATCCAGATACGTCCcaacaa GTTTGATGTTGGGCCCATTCTAAACCAGGAGATCCATCAAGTTCCAAAAAACTGTACAGCTGAAGATCTTGGAGCTGCCCTGGCCACCAAAGGAGCACATCTT TTGCTTGATACGTTGATGAAGCTTCCTgaaaaaattgcaaataaacGGGAGCAGGAACTGGAGGGTGTAACATTTG CTCCAAAAATCAATACATCCATGAGTTGGATTAATTGGGAAGAACAAACCTGTGACCAAATTGCTTGTTTGTGTCGTGCCATTGGATCCCGg ATCCCTTTAAGGACGATGTGGATGGGAAAAACTCTAaaacttttggattttgttggaaaatgttATAGTTCAG ATGAAAGGAATCGGAAACCTGGCTCAGTATACTATGATAAGGATTCCAATACTCTGGCTGTCTGTTGTAAG gatgGTTGGGTGGCCTTTAGGACAGTTCTTCTGAGCAAACGACTGACAGCAGCTGACTTCCATAATGGTTACTTGAATCAGACGGTCAAAACGAACTCTTCCAGTAAACCTGCTGAAGGACAGTTTGTCAGTAGAAAAGGAAGAACAGAAGAGCTTCAAACAAATACTTGGAGAGgtcaaaaaaactaa